Part of the Bacteroidales bacterium genome is shown below.
CCTTGAGTGTAATGGATTTTAATGTTGCCAATGTTACGCCATCCATGCTTTTAATAACCGGGGTAATAGTCACCGAGGCTTTTTTGTTGAAATATTTTGGTGGAATGGTTCCGTTAACACCAACAGAAATTTTACCTCCATGAGATTCAAGGACTTCTGGTGTTACAGTGTAATTCACTGTGGGGTATTTTTTAATCATTTTGTTAAGTCCGCAACCCGTGAACATTACTACTGCAAGAACTAGTGCTGCAATTACTTTAATGTTAAAGTGTTTCATAAATTGTATTTTTAAATGTTAATGGTTTATTATACTTTTTTTATTATTTCGGTACAAATATAAAAAAAGATATTAAAGACCTTGCGTTTTTTTGTATTTTTTTGAGTTTAAATCTTTTTTTACTACTTTTTTATTTTTTTGTTACAAATTCCCATAAAACTATTCCAGCGCATACAGCAATATTAAACGAATGCTTGGTTCCAAATTGTGGAATATCTATACAGGCATCGCTCATTTTGACAATTTCCTCGTCAACACCATTAATTTCATTGCCAAAAACCAAAGCATATTTACGTGTTTTTTCCGGATTAAACCTATTCAAACTTATACTGTTGTTTGTTTGTTCGACAACGATGATGACAAATCCTTCTTCCTTTAAAAAATTAATAGCATTTAAAGTGTTCTGAAAATATTCCCATATAACTGATTCAGTAGCTCCGAGGGCTGTTTTTTGTATTTCGCGGTGAGGTGGTGTGGCGGTAATACCGCATAACATCAGTTTTTCAACTCTGAAAGCATCGCAGGTACGAAAAACAGAGCCTATGTTATTCATACTCCTGACATTATCCAAAATTACCACTATTGGAAACTTCTCAGAAAACTTAAATTCTTCGACACTTAATCTGCCTAATTCGGAGTTCTGTATTTTTCTCATCTAATACAATGTATTTCAACATTAAAAAACCCCATGTATAATAACATGAGGTTTTAAAATCATAATGTTTTGGGTTTCTTAATGGTTAAAAGTATATGAAATTCCTATTCCTATCACTTCTTTGAATTGTGTGCGAGGGCCTATAGTTTGTGATAATGGTGTGCTTTTTATCATAACATCATCATCATAGAGTAACTGTGTATTCAGGGTGGCAGAAAACCATTTGTTGACCTTGAAGCCCATCAGTACATTCCAGTTAACATCAATATTCCCGAAATCTTTCAGGTAATCCGAAAACAACTCCAAAGAAGTGTTCAGTGTTATGTTTTTAAATATTTCTTTATTGAAGACTGCGCGAATATAAGGGCCGAATTCTCCTTTCATGTGCTTGAACTTTGATGTATCAATTCCAAATGCTCCGGCGTTGGCCAAAGTTGGATTTGAAACAAATGTAAACCTGCCAGCTGCAGGTGACAAATACAACTGAAAATATTCGGCCGGAACATAGTTCATGCCGATACCGGCTACGAGGTACCCCGGAGATAAAAACTTAGATATTTCCACACTATCGTTAGGATAGTTATAACCATTGGCAAACTGAGTGCGGAAATTTACCAGTAAAGTTACATCCCAGTGTTTTGATACTGCGTAACCATAAGAAGTGGTATATTCAATTTTATCGTCGGTTTTTGTGAAAGCTGCTTCTTTGCCTGTTCCTAAAAACTGAAAACCGTAGGCGAGGTCAAGATTGTTTTTCCATGAATGCTTTTTCTTTTTGTAATCTGCTTTAAAATTTGCAAGAGCTCCGAGCCCAATCGAATTTTGACCGCCGGCAGCCCAGTTTGAAAATGCAGCTTGTGTGAAATTCAATGCGGCAGTTCCCAATATAGTCCACGCTTTTATTGAATCCCCCGCACTTCTGTCCATTGGATTGGCTACTTTTTTAATATCTTCCTGGGCATAAAGCAAAGCCCCAGATAAGAAAAATACAATAATTAATAATTTTTTCATGAAGTATTATTTTAAAAATCAGTTATTTATTTTTTAGAATATCACGAATCTCTGTGAGCAATGTTTCCTCTTTTGTGGGTGCCGGGG
Proteins encoded:
- a CDS encoding DUF3078 domain-containing protein, encoding MKKLLIIVFFLSGALLYAQEDIKKVANPMDRSAGDSIKAWTILGTAALNFTQAAFSNWAAGGQNSIGLGALANFKADYKKKKHSWKNNLDLAYGFQFLGTGKEAAFTKTDDKIEYTTSYGYAVSKHWDVTLLVNFRTQFANGYNYPNDSVEISKFLSPGYLVAGIGMNYVPAEYFQLYLSPAAGRFTFVSNPTLANAGAFGIDTSKFKHMKGEFGPYIRAVFNKEIFKNITLNTSLELFSDYLKDFGNIDVNWNVLMGFKVNKWFSATLNTQLLYDDDVMIKSTPLSQTIGPRTQFKEVIGIGISYTFNH
- a CDS encoding RNA methyltransferase gives rise to the protein MRKIQNSELGRLSVEEFKFSEKFPIVVILDNVRSMNNIGSVFRTCDAFRVEKLMLCGITATPPHREIQKTALGATESVIWEYFQNTLNAINFLKEEGFVIIVVEQTNNSISLNRFNPEKTRKYALVFGNEINGVDEEIVKMSDACIDIPQFGTKHSFNIAVCAGIVLWEFVTKK